The window TGCGGAGGAGGGAACACCCTTTCCTGATGAAGAAATTTACACCCAACGCCCCAGGCAAGCAAGAGGGAGAGGCCCCGAAACCTTTGCCTTTGGAGGGGGCGGCGCCGGCCTCCATCACCGAACGGCCCGGCCCGATCAAGACATTTTGGAGTATACCGCCCGAGGAACTTTTTGAACAGCTGCGAGCTTCCCCGCAGGGGTTGACCACCGGAGAGGCACGGGCCCGGATCGAGCGCTTCGGCCCCAACCTTCTGAAATCCAAAAAACGCTCGGACGCGTTCACCCTTCTGCTCGCGCAATTCAAAACGCCGATCATCCTGATCCTTCTCCTGGCCGCGGGCCTGTCCTTCTTTCTCCGCAATCCCGTGGATGCCCTCATCATCCTGACGATTGTCGCCGTCAGCGGCCTGCTCGGTTTCTGGCAGGAACGAGGTGCGGCCGGCGCCGTCGAGAAGCTGCTGGCGATCATCCAGATCAAGGCCGAAGTCCTTAGGGAAGGAAGTATGATCGAAATTCCGGTTGAAGAGATCGTGCCGGGAGAGATTGTCCTGCTGAATGCCGGAGACAGCGTGCCCGGCGACTGCCGGATTTTGATCTCCAAGGATCTTTTCATCGATGAAGCGGCCTTGACCGGCGAAACCTATCCCGTCGAAAAAACGGCCGGGGTCTTGCCGTCGGAAACGCCGCTGGCCTGGCGAACCAACACGCTTTGGATGGGCACTCATGTGATCAGCGGCACCGCAAAGGCCGTGGTGGTCCGCACGGGCGCAAAAACCGAATTCGGCCGGGTAGCCGAACGGCTGAAACTCCGACCACCGGAGACTGAATTCGAACGGGGCGTCCGACGGTTCGGCTACCTCTTGATGGAAGTGACCCTGGTGCTGGTGATCGCAATCCTCGCAATCAACGTCTATCTGGACCGGCCGGTATTGGACTCTTTCCTCTTTTCGTTAGCCCTCGCGGTGGGCTTGACCCCTCAGCTCCTGCCGGCGATCATCAGCATCAACC is drawn from Nitrospiria bacterium and contains these coding sequences:
- a CDS encoding HAD-IC family P-type ATPase; this translates as MKKFTPNAPGKQEGEAPKPLPLEGAAPASITERPGPIKTFWSIPPEELFEQLRASPQGLTTGEARARIERFGPNLLKSKKRSDAFTLLLAQFKTPIILILLLAAGLSFFLRNPVDALIILTIVAVSGLLGFWQERGAAGAVEKLLAIIQIKAEVLREGSMIEIPVEEIVPGEIVLLNAGDSVPGDCRILISKDLFIDEAALTGETYPVEKTAGVLPSETPLAWRTNTLWMGTHVISGTAKAVVVRTGAKTEFGRVAERLKLRPPETEFERGVRRFGYLLMEVTLVLVIAILAINVYLDRPVLDSFLFSLALAVGLTPQLLPAIISIN